A segment of the Collimonas fungivorans genome:
GGCAACGTAGATCGCGTAGACAAACAAGCCGATCACGATCGACGGCGCCGACAGCATGATGTCGGTGACAAAGCGCGTTACCTGCGCCAGCTTGCTCTCCTCGCCATATTCAGCCAGGTAGATGCCGGCCAGGATACCGATCGGGGTGCTGATGACAGTCGCCAGTCCCACCAGCATCAGGCTGCCGATGATCGGGTTCAGCAAACCGCCGGCGCCGGAACCCGGGGCAGGCGTGTTTTGCGTCAGGATGCCGAGGTTCAGCGCGCCAAAGCCCTTGACCACCAGCGTCGCCAGGATCCAGGCCAGCACCGCTATGCCCAGCGCCATCGCCAGGAACGACAGCACCATGCCGAAACGATGCATCAGCAGCCGCTTGCGGTAGACCTGGTTGACCGGCGGAGTTGCCTGGATATCGGCATCCGCTTGCGAAGAATTACTCATTTGGCACCTTCTTTACGGGACATGCCCATCAACATGATTTTGGCGATCGACAAGACAATAAAGGTAATCACGAACAGGATCAGGCCCAGCGCAAACAAGGCCGATACGTGCAGCGTGCTGGAGGCCTCGGCGATTTCGTTGGCCAGCGTCGAGGCGATGCTGTTACCGGAGGCAAACAGCGACCACGACAGCCGCTGCGCATTGCCGATCACGAAGGTCACCGCCATGGTCTCGCCCAAGGCGCGCCCGAGGCCGAGCATGACGCCGCCGACCACACCGGTCTTGGCGTACGGCAGCACCACCTTGCGCACCACTTCCCAGCGCGTGCAGCCGAGGCCGTAGGCGGATTCTTTCAACACCGCGGGAACAACTTCGAATACGTCCCGCATGACAGAGGAAATGAACGGGATGATCATCACCGCCAGGATCAGGCCCGCGGTGAGCAAGCCTATGCCCATTTTAGGACCGTTGAACAAAGCGCCGATCAGCGGCAGATGGCCAAGCGTGGCGGACAGGAAAGGCTGGCCGTATTGCGCAAACAGCGGCGCGAAGACAAACAGCCCCCACATGCCGTAGATGATGCTCGGCACGCCGGCCAGCAGCTCTACCGCGGTGCCCAGCGGGCGGCGCAGTTTTGCCGGGCAGATTTCAGTCAGGAACAAGGCGATCCCGAAACTCACCGGGAACGCGATCGCCAGCGCGATGAACGAAGTCACCAGGGTGCCGACGATGGCGATCATCGCACCGTAATGGTCGTTGACCGGATCCCACTCGACAGTGGTGATGAAAGATGGCCCGAACTCGCGGAACACCGGCCAGGCGCCGATCGCCAGGCAAACGATGATGCCGAGCAGGACCAGCAGCACGATCAGCGAAAACAGCAGCGTGACCTTGTGGAAAAGGAAATCCTGGATGCGTTGCTTACGCATTGTGGCAAGCAGGCTCTGATGCGATAAACCCGCTTCTTCAGCGCTGATTGCCTGGGGTGAGATCGATTGTGCCATGACAGGAATATTTGCACTCATGAGTAGCGATATCCGATGAAGAATAA
Coding sequences within it:
- the pstC gene encoding phosphate ABC transporter permease subunit PstC, which gives rise to MSANIPVMAQSISPQAISAEEAGLSHQSLLATMRKQRIQDFLFHKVTLLFSLIVLLVLLGIIVCLAIGAWPVFREFGPSFITTVEWDPVNDHYGAMIAIVGTLVTSFIALAIAFPVSFGIALFLTEICPAKLRRPLGTAVELLAGVPSIIYGMWGLFVFAPLFAQYGQPFLSATLGHLPLIGALFNGPKMGIGLLTAGLILAVMIIPFISSVMRDVFEVVPAVLKESAYGLGCTRWEVVRKVVLPYAKTGVVGGVMLGLGRALGETMAVTFVIGNAQRLSWSLFASGNSIASTLANEIAEASSTLHVSALFALGLILFVITFIVLSIAKIMLMGMSRKEGAK